One Malania oleifera isolate guangnan ecotype guangnan chromosome 10, ASM2987363v1, whole genome shotgun sequence genomic region harbors:
- the LOC131166955 gene encoding uncharacterized protein LOC131166955, whose protein sequence is MDRWCGILKVPVSPNGITHCRVAASLCLSPTSKRLAVPSANAIFFNGDRVEGTGNPVIERLSDLQNIAEILVSKFGGSINAWVVEAPMFNGPFALYKEFIPSVNQWGEPKLYSPIAFPASVSTVTLLSNCLQEAKNVISEKQKEASSKGASVSQFSQRKTYLLGFSKGGTVLNQLVTELGFSEVRSSGISPNTGEPRMRGEPPNIHEENQIIPNSKESLLNSVTEIHYVDVGLNSAGAYLTDGNVIERISKRLVQGAEGIRFVLHGTPRQWCDQRRVLIQNEKNRLVQLLESAAQMSGGKLQVHQRFYFADRPSDLQMHFEIIENLDVS, encoded by the exons ATGGATCGTTGGTGTGGCATTTTAAAGGTCCCTGTCTCCCCTAATGGCATAACTCACTGCAGAGTTGCAGCATCTCTCTGCCTCTCCCCCACTTCCAAAAGGTTGGCT GTACCGTCTGCAAATGCCATCTTCTTCAATGGAGATCGCGTTGAAGGAACTGGGAATCCTGTGATTGAGAGGCTGTCAGATCTACAAAATATAGCTGAAATTCTAGTGTCAAAATTTGGGGGTTCCATCAATGCTTGGGTTGTGGAGGCTCCCATGTTTAATGGACCTTTTGCTCTCTATAAGGAATTTATCCCATCTGTGAATCAATGGGGAGAGCCAAAATTGTACAGTCCAATTGCATTCCCAGCTTCTGTTTCAACTGTCACACTTCTATCGAATTGTCTTCAAGAG GCAAAGAATGTCATTTCAGAAAAACAGAAAGAAGCAAGCAGTAAGGGGGCATCTGTGTCCCAATTCTCTCAACGCAAAACATACCTCCTTGGATTTAGCAAGGGTGGTACTGTTCTTAACCAGCTAGTTACTGAACTAGGCTTTTCAGAAGTCAGATCCAGTGGAATTTCACCTAACACTGGAGAACCGAGGATGCGCGGAGAGCCTCCTAATATCCATGAAGAGAATCAAATCATACCCAACTCAAAAGAAAGCCTCCTAAACAGCGTCACTGAGATCCATTATGTGGACGTGGGCCTAAACTCTGCTGGCGCATATCTCACTGATGGTAATGTAATTGAGAGAATATCAAAACGACTTGTTCAAGGAGCTGAAGGCATTCGGTTTGTCCTTCATGGAACTCCAAGGCAATGGTGTGACCAAAGGCGAGTTCTGATCCAGAATGAAAAAAATAGGTTGGTGCAGTTGCTTGAATCTGCAGCTCAAATGAGTGGAGGGAAACTACAGGTACATCAGAGATTTTATTTTGCAGATAGGCCTTCTGATCTGCAGATGCATTTTGAAATCATTGAGAACTTGGATGTTAGCTGA